A genome region from Geobacter pickeringii includes the following:
- a CDS encoding glycosyltransferase, translated as MAVNVLYMIDNLHYGGTEKQLFELIRHLDRNRVQPVLCTLKSSAALYDELDIPKLCLDFTSFASPRSFAVAKKLSAFIIRHQVQVIQTFFQDPFLLAAMIKPFHKVKLVGSFRDLGFWRSPSESRKMRLAYPFFDGFIANSAAVKEHFVHEDGIDPGKIEVIYNGFKVDGVAQIPVQNPFASGGRVVGIVANMNRSVKRVEDFVEAAAIIYRNQPDTRFLIVGDGPQREELTALARARGLNGSIFFSGRVDNPFGFIRSFDVGVITSETEGFCNAIIEYMACGVPVVTTNVGGNPELVEEGVNGFLVPPACPDELAAKISLLLADGERRKAMGAVNAEKIRRNFAMHVMVARQSDYYESLVVNQ; from the coding sequence ATGGCGGTAAACGTTCTGTACATGATCGACAACCTCCATTACGGAGGGACCGAAAAGCAGCTGTTCGAGCTGATTCGGCATCTCGACCGGAACCGCGTCCAGCCGGTCCTTTGCACCCTGAAGAGCTCCGCCGCGCTCTACGACGAGCTCGACATCCCGAAGCTCTGCCTCGACTTCACCAGCTTCGCCAGCCCGCGTTCGTTTGCCGTGGCCAAGAAGCTCTCTGCATTCATCATTCGGCACCAGGTTCAGGTCATCCAGACCTTCTTCCAGGACCCGTTCCTCCTTGCCGCGATGATCAAGCCGTTCCACAAGGTGAAGCTCGTCGGCTCCTTCCGCGACCTCGGCTTCTGGCGCTCTCCGTCGGAGAGCCGGAAGATGCGCCTGGCCTATCCGTTCTTCGACGGATTTATCGCCAACTCCGCGGCGGTGAAGGAGCATTTCGTCCACGAAGACGGCATCGACCCCGGCAAGATCGAGGTGATCTACAACGGCTTCAAGGTGGACGGAGTGGCGCAGATACCGGTGCAGAACCCCTTTGCCTCCGGGGGGAGGGTGGTCGGCATCGTTGCCAACATGAACCGGTCGGTGAAGCGGGTAGAGGACTTTGTCGAGGCGGCGGCCATCATTTATCGCAACCAGCCCGATACGCGGTTTCTCATCGTTGGCGACGGGCCACAGCGGGAGGAGCTGACAGCGCTCGCTCGCGCTCGCGGACTCAACGGAAGCATCTTCTTCAGCGGCAGGGTGGACAATCCCTTCGGGTTCATCCGCTCCTTTGACGTGGGGGTCATCACCTCGGAGACAGAAGGGTTCTGCAACGCCATCATCGAATACATGGCGTGCGGGGTGCCGGTCGTCACCACCAATGTCGGTGGGAACCCCGAGCTGGTGGAGGAGGGGGTCAACGGCTTCCTTGTCCCGCCGGCCTGCCCGGACGAACTGGCGGCAAAGATCAGCCTGCTCCTGGCCGACGGCGAGCGGCGTAAGGCCATGGGCGCGGTCAACGCCGAGAAGATTCGCCGCAATTTCGCCATGCATGTCATGGTGGCGCGACAGAGCGATTACTATGAATCGTTGGTGGTGAACCAGTGA
- a CDS encoding GNAT family N-acetyltransferase, with product MTTETVRYRTFDPLKEEPTPIFRLFELVYGDSAAIRNRWEWEFLQNPRSREIRMLTAESDGELVAMTVRMPFVLRTDRGDEPAYFATNSMTAPHWRGKGVIRRLYDMAAEDGALHFSKGTAPAMYRQLLGMGYREIVPNTYMTCLLSPLRWVAAKAGCSWRQSEPRQPAVFADFADFAPVEHFEAPFNAPACFGTLPGPVRDVSYLAWRYHQIPHRRYQLFCRLLDGRMISFLVLRIEGMTARIVDISWDGSRQDEPARTLRFAKCFARTAGAVKLILWGTSEKLRSAASRAMFLKRAETPHFSYRPGTSGAGTPTWPGIHFVHGDGDVEYL from the coding sequence GTGACAACAGAAACGGTCAGATACCGGACATTCGATCCGTTGAAGGAGGAACCGACCCCGATATTTCGGCTCTTCGAACTGGTCTATGGCGATTCCGCCGCCATCCGCAACCGGTGGGAGTGGGAATTCTTGCAGAACCCCCGCAGCCGGGAGATTCGCATGCTCACTGCCGAGTCCGACGGCGAACTCGTTGCCATGACGGTGCGGATGCCGTTTGTCCTGAGAACTGACCGCGGTGACGAACCGGCGTATTTCGCGACCAATTCCATGACGGCGCCCCACTGGCGCGGCAAAGGGGTCATCCGGCGACTCTACGACATGGCGGCCGAAGACGGGGCGCTCCATTTCTCGAAGGGGACGGCCCCCGCGATGTATCGCCAGCTGCTGGGGATGGGATACCGGGAGATCGTACCGAACACCTATATGACCTGCCTGCTGTCGCCCCTGAGGTGGGTGGCGGCCAAGGCGGGCTGTTCATGGCGTCAGTCTGAACCGCGGCAGCCGGCGGTCTTCGCTGATTTTGCCGATTTTGCGCCGGTCGAGCATTTTGAAGCGCCGTTCAACGCTCCCGCATGTTTCGGTACGCTCCCCGGTCCGGTTCGCGATGTTTCGTATCTTGCGTGGCGGTATCACCAGATTCCCCATCGCCGCTACCAGCTGTTTTGCCGTTTGCTGGACGGGCGCATGATCTCTTTTCTGGTGCTCCGGATCGAGGGAATGACGGCGCGGATAGTCGACATCTCCTGGGACGGGAGCCGCCAGGATGAGCCGGCGCGGACATTGAGGTTCGCCAAGTGTTTTGCCCGCACGGCGGGAGCGGTGAAGCTCATCCTCTGGGGAACGTCGGAGAAGTTGCGGAGCGCGGCGTCCCGCGCCATGTTCCTGAAGCGCGCGGAAACGCCCCATTTCAGTTACCGTCCGGGCACCTCCGGGGCAGGCACCCCCACCTGGCCGGGCATCCACTTTGTTCATGGAGACGGGGATGTTGAGTATCTCTGA